The sequence GATGAAATCGGCCCAGCCCTCTTTGGACTGATAATAGAGATAGATCGGCAAGCCCAACACCATGATCAGAACCACCTTGCCCGTCAGCGGCCAGGTCGCCCAATACAGGATCAACGATGCCAGGATGAACGCCACCGGCGCGATCGCGCCCATCCCCTTCACCCGGATCGGCCGGTTCGCGGTATCCCTTTGGCGCAGCACCATGACGGCAACAGGTCCCGTCGCGTAGGAGATCAGCGTGGCGACGGAAATCACTTCCGCCAGGGATCCCCATCCGCGGAATAAAAAGAGGAAGACGAAGGCAACCGCCAGGTTGAGACACAAGGCCGCCCGCGGCACCCCGTATATGGGGTGAATCACGCCGAACACCTTCGGCATGTGGCCGTTTTCCTTCATGCCGTAAACCATCCGCGCCGTGGTGGCGGTGTTGGTGACGCCCGCGCCGGACGGTGAAACGAAGGCGTCGGCAAAGAGGAGCAACGCCAGCCAATTGAGATTGAGGGCGATCGCCAAGTCGGCGAAGGGTGAATTGAAGTGGATGCCGCTCCACCCCTTGGCGGCCTGCTCCGGGGAAACGGCCCCGATGAAGGCGATTTGCAGCAGGACGTAGACCCCGCCGGCCATCAGGATCGACCCGACCACCGCGATCGGAATGGAGCGATTGGGGTTTTTCGCTTCTCCCGCCAGGTTGACCGGGCTTTGGAAGCCGTTGAAGGCGAACACCACGCCGGAGGTGGCCACCGCCGTCAGCACTCCGGACCATCCATACGGGGCAAAACCGCCATGGCTCGTAAAGTTTTCGGTATGAAAGCCGGCAGCGATCAACCCCAGCACCGTAAGAAGGGGGACGACCAGTTTGAACACGGTGATGGCGCTGTTCGCAGTCGCAAACAGGCGAACGGTCCAGAAATTCAAGAGGAAGTACACGATGATCAACGCCCCGGCCAGGATCAGTCCCGCCGAGGACAGCTCCTTCCCGTCATAAAGGCGCCCCGCCCAATCCCAGGGCCACGAGCTCATATATTGAACGGAAGCCACCGCTTCCACGGGGATGACCGATACAATCGCAATCCAGTTGGCCCATCCGGAGAGAAAACCGACGAAGGGGCCGTGTGAATGCTGAGCATAGCGCACCATTCCCCCCGTCTGGGGAAACATCGTTCCCAGCTCGGCATAGGTCAGCCCGATAAATACCGTGGCGATCATTCCCAAAATCCACGCGATAATGGCGGCCGGTCCGGCAACGGATGCCGCTTTCCAGGCACCGAACAGCCATCCGGAACCGATGATGGTCCCCAGCCCCGTCATCAACAGGGCAAAAGTTCCCAGTTCCTTCTTCACGTTCTTCTCTGACACCTTCTCCACTCCCCAACCCGCGAGGCAGCATGAGGGTTCGGGAAATGCCTCACGGCGTATATTGGGGGAATTATATCACAAACGGATTTGCCGATTCTATTATTTTACCTTTTGCAAAAAATTATCTCTATTAACCAAACTGATGACATCAAGGCCCCCTTTTCCCCTTTTACTGTTTATAAAATTGAAAACAAGAGATTTTCCCTTGCTTTGCAAACGATCGTTCGTCATATTTCAGATATACACATTACAAAATTCTTATAAAAAATCTTCTTGTCCAAATCAAGTTTATGCATATCTGATAAGGTACAAAGCCCCCGAATACCATTTGAGTCCTCTCCGAATCCCGCCTTCCCACTGCTCCTCAGATCGTCGCAGGGCGGAAAAGCGAATGGCGACCCGGGGCGGGTGGCGGTTGCAGCCCCGGAATCGATCCTCGAGGTGATCAAACAGAAAGGAGAGCTATTTTTTCACTTTTTCATGCCCGAAAACAGTCCC is a genomic window of Planifilum fimeticola containing:
- a CDS encoding APC family permease; the protein is MEKVSEKNVKKELGTFALLMTGLGTIIGSGWLFGAWKAASVAGPAAIIAWILGMIATVFIGLTYAELGTMFPQTGGMVRYAQHSHGPFVGFLSGWANWIAIVSVIPVEAVASVQYMSSWPWDWAGRLYDGKELSSAGLILAGALIIVYFLLNFWTVRLFATANSAITVFKLVVPLLTVLGLIAAGFHTENFTSHGGFAPYGWSGVLTAVATSGVVFAFNGFQSPVNLAGEAKNPNRSIPIAVVGSILMAGGVYVLLQIAFIGAVSPEQAAKGWSGIHFNSPFADLAIALNLNWLALLLFADAFVSPSGAGVTNTATTARMVYGMKENGHMPKVFGVIHPIYGVPRAALCLNLAVAFVFLFLFRGWGSLAEVISVATLISYATGPVAVMVLRQRDTANRPIRVKGMGAIAPVAFILASLILYWATWPLTGKVVLIMVLGLPIYLYYQSKEGWADFIPRLKAGLWLIGYLAFMVLISCLGSERFGGLNLIPYGADMVLIAALALVFYFWGIKSARPFDSVREGEGAERADRVVVIGFRQ